The genome window GACCAAGTAATAATTGTGTATTGTGGCAGCAGGTGGGATTCATAAACAATGCAGTACTGATGTGGAAAAGTAACATGTCAAGTGGGGATTATCATGACAACATTAACtccaaaaatttcatgaaatggttTGAAGTGTTTCATGAAATGCAGTCAGTTACAGTGTTGGATAAAGCTGTGTACCATAGTAATCAATATTTTAAGGCACCTACCACAAAATCTAAGAAATCAGAAATGTTATCTTGGTTACAAGAGAAGCAAATACCATTTCAAGCTAAAGTGCTTTGATCGGAACTTTACAAACTAGTTAAGCTGCCTATATTCATGTGGCCTATATTCATGTTAAATGCCACTTTTATGCTATGTGAAGAAAGAATTTCCAATATAACAGAGAAAAACTAATAACTaatatgaaaatgtgaaaaaactgTAAGATGAATATTTGGAGAAAGAACATGTAgttgatgaagaattttttatcaatttatgatAAAGTAGTGATGAAGACAGTGATTATTCATCTACAAGCGAAGACAATTTCGGTGACCGAGATTTAGTAACACTTCTCCATTATGAGTAACCGTTTCTGCATCACGAtaagtcaaaataaattatttacatattagcATTTATGtggtgttaataaatttatattgtttataataatgtataaaacattgtaaataaaaagaaattagtatgaGTAGGCGTTGCTTGATGTACACTAGACACAGCAGTTGGTGAGGAGCAAACTTTCAGCGCATGTGTTGTAGTTCGATTCCATTTTGAAGTGCGTTTGAGAGGATTTTGTGTGTGATAGCTAAGAGGGAAATTcctctattgtattttttttgcgTTGCAAACCTATTCTTCAATTTTTCTCTTGGTTGTTTTCTAAATTCTTTCCATAATTCTGCTTTGATCGACCTGTTATGTTGTTGTTCAATTTCGGATGATTTCATTTGTTACTGTTTCAttcgtttgtgagttatggtTTGTTTTCCCTGTTTGTTagcaatttaatagttttttgaagTATCTTGTTAGAATTTTGCAATTGTCTTTTTTACTTAAGCCTAATTTTCCATCTTTATCCTTGAAGCAAAGTCTGGTATTTGGAATTGGTAATTCTTTCCTTAAATGTTTTGTGAAAGTTACCAATGTAATTTTTCATGAAGTCCCTTTGATTTGTTCAAGttgatttttctcatatttttttgttgataattttttatgtttgtttatggATTGATCAagtacttcttaaataattttcatttgtcttTGAGGAGTACCATTTTCTCCAGCATCTACTTTTTCATTTCTAGCTTTTTCCCTTGTGTCATTCTTCTatcacctgtttttttttttaattttagtgggCAGATATCTTTGGCTATTACTGTTAGTTTAACTTCTAGGTCCTCCTAGTTTTTGACTTTATTGTTTGTTAGTTTTTCTTTGAAGTTGACAGTTAGTTCCTAGGTATTTCTTAATTTGAATGCCAAATCTGATTCTTTTAGTTGgccttttgttaattttgttttttgggtcaAGTCTAATCTTGAATATTGTGAGGAAATGATCAGTTTCAATGTTGGATCTCTTTTTGACattgatattttgaatttctttctgattattaaagaaaatagcaTCATGGTTGATGTTGATTTGGAATCTCTTAAATTTGAGTTGGAAGATCATGTTTTCTGCtgagtatttttaaatgaagtcgACATTAATTTCAGGTCGATTGCTTTTCATAATTTGATTAGTCAAATCCTGttattgtttcttcttttatGGGCTGGGAAGTTTCCTatggttttttagtttttttcccGTATGTGCATTATAATCCCGTATAAACTTTTAATGCCATCATTTGGTACTTTAtggatttcattttataacagttCCCAAAGATTCTTCAATTtgtttatgtttcttttattatcttcattaattgGAACAAGAGCACTggttaatgtgtaattttatttcaatattttattgttagaatGGCTAACATTCAGAgggtgaataaaaatttttgattgagtaatattttcttgttgattgggcaatctatttaattatttttttacaccatCATATTAGTCACATGTTTTTACTAACTGCATTACTGAGGAGGTgacaatacttaaataaatttacctttcaAGTTATAGATAGAACAAATATCTTACATTAAATAGATTAACCAATATATAAAGTGTAACTTATAGGGATAGGGTCATGGCTATATTTtgaacttcataaaaatatattatggtaCAGTTATTTAATTGTTCATAGATAAAGATATATATAGATTAGTCACTttttaaagcagaaaaaaaatttaagtggtgccagttgtaatgaaaaaatcttttttataatattttgctgaatTAATGATGATTGTGTCAGGCATGGAgttttctttatgttaaaattttctttattttgtttttctcagGTATACCAATGATGGTCGCTACGATCCTAATCATAGTGGAAGGTCATATCATCATCAGCAAGGGCCTCCAGTTGCATCCAGTAGACCAGAAATGATGGTATCACAGCCAAGATATAATCAGAGACGTTACGATCAATATGAAGTCGTACCTCCTGGTACGGGTCCAGATATACCTTCGATTGCAACTTATCGTTCCAGTTATCAAGAAGATTATTTAGCCCCACCTGGTGTTACTGAACATCGTGTAGTAAGAGAAAGAGATTTAGCTTATCAAGGAAATCAAAGAGATAGTGTGCGTGAGTTAACTGCCAGAGATTGGGAACGTACAAGAGATCGGGAATTAGAACAACGTGAACGAGAACGTACTCGAGATTATGAAGATCGTTACGGTTATCAGAGCTCGAAACGTCAACAGTCAGTTTCACCTGGTCGAGATAGACATCATAGGAGGTCACGTGAACGCGGTAAAGAAAATAAACCTCATCCAGTTGAGGCTCTTGAGGCATCTCATAGAGATATTGAATATGATACTAAAGATGATACAAGAAGTCGTGTTCTGTTAGATATAAAGAAAGAACCATCGGTagagaaagagaagaaaaaagaaaaagatagagaTACTGATACTTCTCCAGTGAAGGAAAAGAAACGcgataaagaaaagaagaaaaagaagaaagatgtagatgtagaaaagaagaagaaaaagaagaaagaaaagaaggaagGAATTGTCAAagcaaaatatgaagaaaaagatGTTAAACCAGATATGACTGAAGGAGTAGAAGGTAATAATGGTTCTGTTAAAACTGAACCAGTGGTTGATGCTTTGTATGGTGATTTAGAAGGTACAAGAATAGATCAGAATGTAGTAGAAAATTACGGCAAGGTATCTGAAAGTGAACCTTCTGCAATTGATTCATCTGTTATCGAGGTAATTGAACCCACTGATGTGATTGAAGAAAAGCAATCTGAAGACACTGTAAAAGAAAATGTCATGTTGGCTCCAGTTCCTGAACTTTCAAAATGGGAATTGGATGATGACTTGCAGAGCACTGAAGAAAAAAGTGGTGGTGAAAGTGGATCTACTGCTGGTGATAAAAAAGTTGTGACATCAGAAGTGCTTAAACGGGCAGAAAATGTCATTTTCCAGAAAGCTGTGAATGCAATCCGTCCGTTTGATACAAAAAGGCAAATGGACAAGGTCGATAAAGGCAGAGAAAAGAAAGAATCGACTCCAGTAGGTGAAACAGCTTCTACTGGATTAGACAGTTCTAGAGAAGCCAGGAAAGCTGGTAATTCTATACAAGTTACGATTCCGAGTGTTCCTGTTAAACCGACAGAAAGAAACATTGAAGTGTCTCTTGTCACAGTTGATTCTGAAACTTCTCAAAATATGTCATCGAAACCGAAACTTGATAGATCAAAATTCACCCCGTCCATTTCAAATCCTATTTCACCTGTTAGAGTATCTGCCAAAGAAAGACTGGGAGCAAAAATTGATGACTTTGAAAGGTCAGCTGATGATATAAAACGTGTTAGAAGTGCAGTAGAACGTAAGTCAAGGTCTCATTCtccaaaaaaatttatggaaagtAGAAAAGCTGGAGATATTGTTCGTGAAAGACATAAAGATAGGGAGCGAAGTCCTAGTAGAGAAAGAAGAGTGATTGTTGGTAGTTTATGGGCAAATAGAGAAAGGCctgaaagaagattttttgatGATAATCACAAGGATAGGAAACATAGGGACAGAGATAGAAAGCGTGAGAGGAGATCAAGAAGTTCTAGTCATGATAAACGGTTAAGAAGAGAGAAAAAACATggaaatgacaaaaatttaattaaaaaaactgatgagAAAGTAAAGACTGATGAAAAGAAACAGACCGTTAGTATTCAGAAGAAGGATGAATTGGAAAGAAAATCCAGAAAGAATCCTAGATTGGCGAGCGATAAAAGAAAACCACCGCTAGATGAAGCTAGCTTTGAACCAGATTATGATGAAACTTCTAGTCCGGAAACAGAACCCGAAGTACCCGGTGAAGAAAAGAACTTGTTAATAAATCTCTCGAATAAGGCCGGTTCACCTGTGAAGAAGAGATCGAGGTCACCTAGCACTGATAAAATCgataagaagaaattaaaaccTGAACCTCTTATAGATCTACCATCTGAAAAAACCTTAAAACAGGATGTTGAAAAAATAGCCAAGAAAATTGAAATAGATAGCGCAGAAAGTTCTGATAGCGATTCGAGTTCTGATACCAGTTCAGATTCATCAGTAGAAGTGCGTAAGAAACGGAAGAAGAAGCgttcaaagaaaaagaaaaagaaaaatagaaagaagCGCAAGGATTCTAGTAGTGAATCTGAAACGAGTGAAACTAGTTCATCGGATTCTGATaccgaaaaaagtaaaaagagaaaacataaacataaaaataagaaaggtaAATCCAAGAAAAGGAAGAAGAATAAGCATAAATAAACAAGTTACCGGTAAGATAGTTGACATACTGTTGTACTAGAAGAGATCACATGAATGcataatttttctcataatttgtCTTAAAAGAACTGAATTAATCACTaagttttttatagattatttttttaatacagtttttgttattaatgatttaaatacataaaagagaattgttatgaaacaatttaataaatgtactGTTTGCTCTATAATCATTGTATTAAAGTATGTTTATATTCTCTTATGTAGGTTAGTGATTGTAAAGCAAGTGTTTTTTGggacataaatttttgttttgtgttttgggACATAAAATTTTAGATAGATACTGTTTGCTATAGATCtctttacacaaataaaataaatactcttgTTTAGATTATCtcccaaaattatttaattttttgtaaactttttatacttaaataatgcATGTGtacttcaattttatatttttttggtaagtTTTTATTGCCACTTTTGGCTAGATTGTTTCTTAGTTGatttaaaaactagttttacaacttttttctcaGAAACCATTTTTATAGTGTGTAAAGTTAAATCAGTTTTTGTTTTCAGTGCATAATGAGTAGCGATACGGATTTGACTGTAACTTGacttttgcaatttaaaaatgtttatttttttttaatatattcatttgtaAACTGTGATAGATTATTCTAGTGAGCTAatagatttgaaaatataatgaatctattaaaaaaaaaccatagatttaatttaatttttttcataatatagacatattaaattacaaatattcatttcTATGTATAAATCCCTaccatttctttatttaaacccTTAATTACTTGTTTTCCTCTAGAAAAATACTCACTGGTCTCTTTGACATATTCAGTTCATTTTTggcaataaaagattttcttttgaaataaactcAGATTTTGACATGtttgaaagtataaatattttgttattctgtATCTGTATTCAGTTCATTCGGTCGATGAATTAAAGATAAACTCCATTTCTTCTGTTAGCAATGCATCTTGAATACCTTCTCTCAAGCATAGATGTCCTTCTTCCCATTTAGTCAGTCTACACATTCCTGTGATCTGCTACTCTTTTTATCACTTTTCACAATTTCACACAACCGGATCCACTCAGTCTTTTCTAACACAGTCCTATTCTTTTCCTGTATTAAGacggttttgaaaattaatttttaatccagTTTCACTCTATAAAACTAGTACAGgtaactaaatgaaaattaaacatattttctaatctgtatataatttatttgctaaACCATCCTTCTTATCTGTCTTTTgaaagctaaataatttttttatccttcacATTTGTttattgtgctaaaaaaaaaaaaaaaataacccaaataaaatttcttgttctggtttataatatatcaataatttatttaattatatatattatatatacatcataAAATTTTCAGCAGGACATTTCTGAAAATGTACAGTGTGTAAATGCTTAATATGAAATCATCTGGATTTCATTCTTTGTGTttccaaatttttcaattaaattcataaaaatacaagttaCTTATAGAGTACTTATCTTTAGatgttttaatctaatttatttaaactaaatttgttaTTGCTGACTATAAATTACATTGAAAGATTGAGTAATCAgaatttaattaccatttttatatctttttaatatttttacaactttagtACCTAAGCAACTTTACTTACTAACTTCATAATGCTTTGTTGTTTAATGACATTAATATAATCATGTTGAggaggtttttaaattatatagagaCCCAACTGTAAAGATTACTATATGTAGGTTCAGCTTCTTCTATTTGTTATCGAAGTTGACAAGTCAGGAGTActtaataacatgaaaaaagccatgaaataaaaaatgctgaaaattttattaacaaatgtatGTATATCTTTAAATGCTTTATAATCGACTCATTTTCATGTCTGAGTAAACATAAATGCAAGACGAAATCATTAAGTGGGATTTTATGACTATATAGAGCAATAGAAATCCACTTTAAACAGTTACAGAAATCTACATCAAAACTTTAAACCGTTAATAACAAAAGTccatattttgttgttattttaaatattttcagtcgaTTAACTTTTGCATTAATCTTTGTTTCTCCGGTACtgatttttgttaatctttatatttttaagttaaccaaatagatttatctataaaaatacctttttggtttaaaaatctttgtactTGTGTCGAAAATATTTTTACGGGCACAGGTTTTATGTTGAATGAtctttactgtatttataatgatTAGCAGGATGGATTTGAATGAAAGTAGAATATAGATAAGAgttgtgtaatataatatttaatgtaaacatcactgcatttaaaataataaatgtaatgaatgatgaaatgtcaaaaaaataaacaaaacatttcagaACTCTTCTAAGGCGGATGTTATGATTTGAAGTAAATTACtgcaagataaataaaatgtaagctaTAATACATTTTTGACAGTTATGTCTGCTTTGGACAACCTTTCATTCAGTCTTGATTTTAAATCCAAGTCAGTCCTTTAGtccagaaaaaaactttttctttgaatttttttttcttgtaagtaaaatgttagaaaaatttaaaagcagtGAAAAATAACCTCGGCATCGCTTGTCTTGTTGTTTTAGATGTAAGATtaagactgaaaataaaatacaagatctTGTGTGTAAGATGTAGGTTTTGATAAACAGTTTCATCGAAGAAAGTTTTTTCATTCAGTTGATTTTTCAAATAGAAACCAAACcagatctattttttctttatactcttaaatcattgaaaatttctaagtatttaaaatgtttcatttgtatTTGACCAGAATTGGTTATAGTAAACCGTATTTTGTATGGAGTTTTTGATAGTATTGCCCTTAGTGATTGAGACTGAGGGATGATCATATTTCCAGAAATTCATTAAGATATGGGCCACATATATAACAACATAAGTAATTaagggttaaaaaataatttaatgttttttttgttttgtttttgtaaattaattaggaaaattttgttattatttttctctcttaaaagttaattgcaattataattattacaaaatatttgttatcgtacaaaatatagtatttaaatataatgataaattatgctGATGGTAACATATAATGTCGATTTAGCTAGCAATAAACccattttgttaaatatacacagttaatttagatttttcttatttatattaatcttatacTCTAATACTTATTGTCTCAAAAATCTGTGTGTATTTTACATAATGTAGATTTTGTTTTAGTCCACTATATAGTTATgctcacatgttttttttttgttgtgactaaaagattgtaagtaaaaaaaatttttagaaaccagataatgaagttaatttaaggtatttaataataataaataccatttattataAAAGGAGTAGTATAAAAACTACATTATGTACATATGTGCGAGTCTTGTGTGTGTTAGTATGATTGATAATCGGttaattcatttgtttatatatatgttaatagtaCTAGAAAGTGttcatgttaatttttatcatacttcTAGTTGTAGATGTCTCTATTTAGTGTAAAGAAGTGATATAATGATATCGGTGAAACTTCTGTTTACATgtacattgttaaaaatatgttattactatttattttattttttaatatcagtagtaaacttatttttaaatgtaaaaaagaggaAAACTTAGAAGAATTTAGTTGTGTCTGCTACTTTTGGTTTTATtgctaatatttaatgtaatttattttgggtataacatgaatgaataaataaatgatacttagaattaatttatttgagtttaaattgatttttaatatcctatttaaccattttttttttaaattggctttcaacttttaaaaattgtgtaaacatAGAAAATCTTCTGGGCATTAAATGAGCCAccttaatttaataagtatgtatttacTTCTGATTACACAAGCGATCGGATTATATTATTGATACTGCCTTATAAAAGATATGATATTTAGTGTCATCATACTAAAACAGTTTGGTACATGTTAATATATAACATGCATCATGAAGCTGTAGTATAAAGTATAACAGGTATGTTGATAAATGTCTATTCAGATAGATAAATTAACTGTATTTGATTGGTTaggcaaaaatctgaaatctaGCACTCGTGCAACGAGTTAAGAGAACTAAGATGTTCAGTTGGGTATCATGTGGCactatcaacatttttaaaagtttttgtttactttattaatttatttttatataagtagatTTTAAATGGCTGTCGCTTATTCATAAATGGTGGCAATATGCAGTTAaactattagtattttttaacttgAGTGACTAAGCTTATTAAATCTTGTTTTCAGctactgttattttattgttacattgctccatttaatttcaaaagaatcGTATTTCGTGAAACGCCAGCTGTTGCAGAACTGTAGAGAATAGTTAAGGTTTCATAGCATTCTGGAAATTGAAGGGTGTTTAGTGTAAAAGATGATATAAGAAACTGGTTTTCTCAGATCACTGAAGTTACAAACAGTGGGTgcaattttgttggttttttcacTCAACTTTCATGTCTAATTTATccagatttttattattcattttcattattattatggatggatttaatttatattcttgtaaattttaaatttgtaatagtaGTTGAAACTTCTGAAGTTTTGTACAATCCACTCTTTGCAGTTGTAAatcttatatatctttttttgaaGTTACTAATCAGAACTTTGTTGTTATTTACCATAAACCTATTAATAACAATACAGGATATATTGGAGATAGTTTTACTATACAGTACATTTTTTGAATCATCAGTCAGTCaattggtttgatgctattctccattcattttattctttgttaattttttaatcttgttttaatataaatattatagcaTTTACTCCAATACGTATTGTCTTTCTGTACTGTTTTTACCTTCTACACATATTGTTGCCACCAAATTAAATCTGATGTTATAATTCACAGTCCACCAACCTTATTGATTTTTTACTCATGTTAATTAGTAGAGAATGCTTGGAACCGATGGTCTCCTGAACAatggtattattaatatataatgggataattttcattaaagcatGCCACCAGTATTCTCCATTTGGTTCTTGCTTGTCATGTGGTCAAAAATAATGTCAATTAACAAATGAATGTATTCCTTTCTTTTGTAGAAAAATGCTTGTATGcactagataaaattaaaaaaataaatgtttaataaaactattgattTTGAATCGCacgtataacattttattttataatattttacaaaatataaacccTACTCTacggaaaaaaattacatgtgcctgtaaattaatgtaaaataaatgcataatgaaactaaacagttaaaaatattttgaatgtaatttttttattttgttaacttacGTTTTACTTATActgatatttctttatttgtttttactttcttgtttgcTAGGTTTTCTTCCATAATTTATCTTTACACCATCTTGTTTTCTTCCCTctgcaacaaaatatttaaaacaacattaggcattcaataaataaaaatattgaatttacttttaaaaaatttaatacttttaagatttttattaaatattttttttagttttatcttggtattttttttattctttagattAAGTTGGTATAGATCTATGAAAAGCACTGTCTGTAAGAAAGAATATAGGTACAAAGATGTGAAATGAATTTGGCAAAAATATAGGCGctgaattttgttagaaattggTATGTTGAGAAAGAATGCAATGAAACTGCTGTAGTACATGAGCCAAGGCTCTCTGGGATGTAGGAGTATGACTTCTCTGATTTTTCTTGACTTCGTAAAGTTACTATGAATATCAGAAAgacatgtttatataataattcagtacTTAGTAACATTGAcccaataaaaaaagcaaaatatcttaaaattacttataaacacAATGGATCTTTTGATTAAGGGGGGACTGTATTGATAAAACCAGAATTATGTCTCCATattaactagaaatatttttaagaaaataattgcaGAAATGCATTCGAAGAAAAATTCAGAGTGCAATGAGTCTTTCAACGCATTGATTTGTAAGAGAATtccaaaaactatttatatagGATTAGCGACTCTAAAGATTAGTGTTGGTGTTGCTGTGATTGCAATTAACAAGGAGGCATTAGGGAAAATTAATGTGGCAAATgatctaaaattaaaagttaatgaaaatagtGTTGCTATCCTAAAATACAATGATCACAAAAGAATAACTGCTGCAGAAATTAAAATGCATtcttgagaaaaaagaaaaggaaaaaaaagatgaagatttATTTAGCATATGGCACCAAGATACAACACcagttacagtaaaaaattacaaacatctaACTAATTAATATAAGCTAAAGATTCTGGAgttgccatcaggaaatcttcaggagtcccttcataatcTGTcttagggcaaacttctgtgatgtgtttaacggTTTGATTTTCACCTGACTCGCAAAGGGGCGTCAGTGTTTTACCCTATTTAAACAGGAAATAGGCATACCTACTACACTGAGTTTGTATTCTGTTTAACATTGACCACATGGCAAGTCAAAAGTCGgaggcttttgagtaatacatggaatttggttattctgctttgtggtccattcttgatgcCAGGTGTCAGTCAGGTTGAATTCTTcttctgtggcagcaattgctgttttgatagatgGTTTTCTAGATCGAAGACAACCAttattggcatcctcaatgttcTCATGTGTTGGTAGGTTtcaattgtccataatcttcttgtatcTCTTGCAAGAGCGTTTATACGGTGCAGATTTGGGGATGGTATGCGGCTCAGTACTGAgagccattccacaggagtagacctgataaccccggcaatcattctcatagtgttattaagttgagcatcaattctatgagcataagggctgttaagctaCACTGGCACACAATATTCCGCCAAGAAGACAAGGTTCAGAGCCAATGTGCACAAAGTGGAGGCCGATGCTCCCTatgttgttccacagagcttatgtgtAATGTTTctcattttcaatttctttgcagttttcattaggtgctccttaaatgaatgCATTCTATCAATTGTCGTgcctaggtattttggtgtcttattgtgaaagccAT of Lycorma delicatula isolate Av1 chromosome 9, ASM4794821v1, whole genome shotgun sequence contains these proteins:
- the LOC142329723 gene encoding uncharacterized protein LOC142329723 isoform X4 — protein: MSSIHYKFKSALTYDTITFDGLHISVKDLKKAILQQKQIGKTTDFDLQITNAQTNEVYLDENALIAKNSSLIIVRVPLSAQQKRAWERAEANQQLPGVVKSGSGINLDGQDPEVQKLAKAVDLSSLDASEDDKILAMMTQSTLDYDPANYQRIRGSNQVGEVPPHYRCYKCHQPGHWIKDCRLNASQESTVEIRKSTGIPRSFMVPVEGPSVPGAMMTPTGQFAVPQIDHQAYQEAGRRQAPTDQAAMEKPKIPDDQLCSICQDLLTDAVMIPCCGNSFCDDCIRNVLLESENQQCPDCKECSVSPDTLIPNRFLRNAVNNFRNQTGYHGRTGSTTSAAPQTQRPPKQIEHNQPPPPQQQQQQPPQQQQQQQQQHQQQQQQQQQQQQQQQQQQQQQQQQQQQQQQQQHPFPHQQPQAQQSQQQQQHPSIGPPHVVDHGRLQHGVNRPPSAEQDRHSMHPSHVAHSAHSAAPQAPPQSMANISVISPAEPNRSSSRSLHPTHPPPPGNIHSHSDTGQPILTIGSIRSRPPFNQSRPDPLDIVEINEISNTNSAPQNHPHSRPSTHPQSQSNNPQYPIPTTNNTIVDHAPPGVEDTPPIQMRGGQPPENMQKQPTGIMPQPHRGSLEERSGTPTVDEQTSSAPLLPDTSQPPPPPPAPQPAYQIPSFPPSNRPPPYSAYGPPHGMPPHGYPPRGPLLPPYGGMPPHSQGYPMESMRGGMRGHRGYGPRGRARGMFPVYRGGPPNGNQVGYIPRYNKELDAVQSYHEPEYHRGYYRGRGRGRYQSVVRKAIGRIGPPGGGSAEGPPSYYNTDSYTANRYTNDGRYDPNHSGRSYHHQQGPPVASSRPEMMVSQPRYNQRRYDQYEVVPPGTGPDIPSIATYRSSYQEDYLAPPGVTEHRVVRERDLAYQGNQRDSVRELTARDWERTRDRELEQRERERTRDYEDRYGYQSSKRQQSVSPGRDRHHRRSRERGKENKPHPVEALEASHRDIEYDTKDDTRSRVLLDIKKEPSVEKEKKKEKDRDTDTSPVKEKKRDKEKKKKKKDVDVEKKKKKKKEKKEGIVKAKYEEKDVKPDMTEGVEGNNGSVKTEPVVDALYGDLEGTRIDQNVVENYGKVSESEPSAIDSSVIEVIEPTDVIEEKQSEDTVKENVMLAPVPELSKWELDDDLQSTEEKSGGESGSTAGDKKVVTSEVLKRAENVIFQKAVNAIRPFDTKRQMDKVDKGREKKESTPVGETASTGLDSSREARKAGNSIQVTIPSVPVKPTERNIEVSLVTVDSETSQNMSSKPKLDRSKFTPSISNPISPVRVSAKERLGAKIDDFERSADDIKRVRSAVERKSRSHSPKKFMESRKAGDIVRERHKDRERSPSRERRVIVGSLWANRERPERRFFDDNHKDRKHRDRDRKRERRSRSSSHDKRLRREKKHGNDKNLIKKTDEKVKTDEKKQTVSIQKKDELERKSRKNPRLASDKRKPPLDEASFEPDYDETSSPETEPEVPGEEKNLLINLSNKAGSPVKKRSRSPSTDKIDKKKLKPEPLIDLPSEKTLKQDVEKIAKKIEIDSAESSDSDSSSDTSSDSSVEVRKKRKKKRSKKKKKKNRKKRKDSSSESETSETSSSDSDTEKSKKRKHKHKNKKGKSKKRKKNKHK